The following proteins are encoded in a genomic region of Streptococcus gwangjuense:
- a CDS encoding DUF4176 domain-containing protein: MLIIARVIVAPVKGDIYRFDYGACLYPEGMVGDSLIYFNDEDIFKVVQEGYSDEDNDLMLENIAAVIDQTEIPKGNVAELNEVNELGG; the protein is encoded by the coding sequence ATGCTCATCATTGCTCGTGTGATTGTAGCACCAGTCAAAGGAGATATCTATCGTTTTGACTACGGGGCTTGCCTCTATCCCGAAGGGATGGTAGGCGATAGCCTTATCTACTTCAATGACGAAGATATTTTTAAGGTAGTTCAAGAGGGTTATAGTGATGAGGATAATGACCTCATGTTGGAAAATATTGCTGCGGTTATAGATCAGACAGAGATTCCTAAAGGAAATGTTGCTGAGTTGAATGAAGTAAATGAACTAGGAGGCTAA